The following proteins come from a genomic window of Frankia casuarinae:
- a CDS encoding tyrosine-type recombinase/integrase produces MERRELRVTGKGRKERMIKLGYNAARAIDRYLRLRGKHSYAHSPKLWLGINNRQPMTANGIYQMISRRGDEAGVVVHPHKFRHHFSHSWLDKGGNEGDLMELNGWTSPQMLRRYGASARNVRARRTYDRIMNGE; encoded by the coding sequence CTGGAGCGCCGCGAGCTGCGCGTGACGGGCAAGGGCCGCAAGGAACGGATGATCAAGCTCGGCTACAACGCCGCGCGGGCCATCGACCGGTACCTTCGGCTGCGCGGCAAGCACAGCTACGCGCACAGCCCGAAGCTGTGGCTCGGGATCAACAACCGCCAGCCCATGACCGCGAACGGCATCTACCAGATGATCTCCCGGCGCGGAGACGAAGCCGGCGTCGTGGTCCACCCGCACAAGTTCCGGCACCACTTCTCCCACTCGTGGCTCGACAAGGGCGGCAACGAGGGCGACCTCATGGAGCTGAACGGCTGGACCTCCCCGCAGATGCTCCGCCGCTACGGCGCCAGTGCCCGCAACGTCCGCGCCCGCCGCACCTACGACCGGATCATGAACGGCGAGTAG
- a CDS encoding tyrosine-type recombinase/integrase: protein MWVGAAYVLMPDGTQRRRPVYGKTADIVREKLTKMQAQSDQGIPAEATGWTMERFLTYWLSDIVTPACKPRTVQGYEVIVRNYLIPAIGKKRLNKLNGVDVRNLLKRVRGTCLCCLHGTDRRRPVKQRRCCAVGRCCHQAPSARLVQQVHSVLRNVLGAAVREELVGRNVAKLAKVSGPTYKVHRGLSADQASHLLKAAAHDRLYALYVLALYLGLRRGEILGLRWEDIDFEDETLAVRHSLQRVGGHLRVVAPKTRTSERTLPLLPLIAKVLREHQARQDAERETADVNWRETGFVFTTAIGTPIEPDNLRRSWLPLCGVLGLEGVRFHDIRHTCVTLLLNAGVPPHVVREIAGHSAIDVTMEIYAHASLDDKRAALQKLVDELA from the coding sequence ATGTGGGTGGGGGCTGCCTACGTCCTCATGCCCGACGGAACGCAGCGACGCCGGCCGGTATACGGGAAGACTGCCGACATCGTCCGCGAGAAGCTCACCAAGATGCAGGCCCAGTCGGACCAGGGCATCCCAGCCGAGGCAACCGGGTGGACCATGGAGCGGTTCCTCACCTATTGGCTCAGCGACATCGTGACGCCGGCTTGCAAACCGCGCACGGTGCAGGGCTACGAGGTCATCGTCCGGAACTACCTGATCCCGGCGATCGGCAAGAAGCGGCTGAACAAGCTGAACGGCGTCGATGTGCGGAACCTGCTCAAGCGGGTGCGCGGCACCTGCCTGTGCTGCCTGCACGGCACCGACCGCCGCCGCCCTGTGAAGCAGCGTCGCTGCTGCGCCGTTGGGCGCTGCTGCCACCAGGCGCCGTCCGCCCGGCTCGTGCAGCAGGTCCACAGCGTTCTGCGTAACGTCCTCGGCGCCGCAGTACGCGAGGAACTGGTCGGCCGCAATGTCGCGAAGCTCGCGAAGGTCTCCGGCCCGACCTACAAGGTGCACCGGGGGCTCAGCGCCGACCAGGCCAGCCACTTGCTCAAGGCCGCCGCGCACGACCGGCTATACGCGCTCTACGTCCTGGCCCTGTACCTGGGGCTGCGGCGAGGGGAGATCCTTGGCCTGCGCTGGGAGGACATCGACTTCGAGGACGAGACCCTTGCCGTGCGGCACTCGTTGCAGCGGGTCGGTGGGCATCTGAGGGTGGTAGCGCCGAAGACGCGGACCTCGGAGCGAACCCTGCCGCTGCTGCCGCTGATCGCGAAGGTCCTGCGCGAGCACCAGGCACGGCAGGACGCGGAACGCGAGACAGCCGATGTGAACTGGCGGGAGACTGGCTTCGTGTTCACCACGGCGATTGGTACGCCGATCGAGCCGGACAACCTTCGACGTAGCTGGCTGCCGCTGTGCGGCGTACTCGGCTTGGAGGGCGTGCGCTTCCACGACATCCGCCACACCTGCGTCACGCTGCTGCTGAACGCGGGCGTGCCCCCGCACGTCGTCCGCGAGATCGCGGGGCACTCCGCGATCGACGTTACGATGGAGATCTATGCCCATGCCTCGCTGGACGACAAGCGGGCGGCGCTCCAGAAGCTCGTCGACGAGCTGGCGTAG
- a CDS encoding IS630 family transposase, which yields MAGRDLGEGTRLAATTGAWIVFEDEAGQSLRPPKARTWAPRGHTPTVRVSGKGSGRVSMAALVCYRPGQRPRLFYRVLTHHGRKGERRSFSEDDYATLLVAAHHQPRAPIILCWDNLNTHRSAAMRRFLTRHAHWLTVIPLPAYAPDLNPVEGVWAHVKRDLGNHVRVTVDQLTATIKTLLKRVQYRPDLIAGFLGQTELIIDPEPP from the coding sequence GTGGCGGGCCGAGACCTGGGCGAAGGTACGAGGCTAGCGGCGACGACCGGCGCGTGGATCGTCTTCGAGGACGAAGCCGGGCAGAGCCTGCGACCCCCGAAGGCCCGGACCTGGGCCCCACGGGGACACACCCCGACCGTGCGAGTGTCCGGGAAGGGCTCCGGGCGGGTCTCGATGGCAGCCCTGGTCTGCTACCGGCCCGGCCAGCGGCCCCGGCTGTTCTACCGGGTCCTGACCCACCACGGCCGTAAGGGCGAGCGTCGTAGCTTCTCCGAGGACGACTACGCCACCCTGCTCGTCGCCGCGCACCACCAGCCCCGTGCTCCGATCATCCTGTGTTGGGACAACCTCAACACCCACCGCAGCGCCGCGATGCGCAGGTTCCTCACCCGCCACGCCCACTGGCTGACCGTGATCCCCCTGCCCGCCTACGCCCCCGACCTCAACCCCGTCGAAGGCGTGTGGGCCCACGTCAAACGCGACCTGGGCAACCACGTCCGGGTCACCGTCGACCAGCTCACCGCCACGATCAAGACCCTGCTCAAACGCGTCCAGTACCGGCCCGACCTGATCGCCGGCTTCCTCGGCCAGACCGAACTGATCATCGACCCGGAACCGCCGTAG
- a CDS encoding ISAs1 family transposase, giving the protein MPSSPVAAVVDELAAQLPDRINQPRLITEGDQTALLEALARVPDPRRRRGVRYRFAAVLAIAVCAMLSGARSFAAIGEWAADLPADARAGLGLTGRVPGPVTIWRVLVRVDRAALETAIGAWIQARLDTIDTAGHQPPQRRRRVRRVLAVDGKAMRATRHGTHPVHLLGVLDHARGVVLAQVDVDEKTNEIPLFSTVLDQIPDLTDVLITVDAMHAQTAHADHLHARGAHLLVTVKRNQPTVHTRLKTLPWKDVPVGHTTTGRGHGRIETRTLKAVTVPAGLGFPHAAQAIGDHPHLPSDQHEQEEDRGQAPPAT; this is encoded by the coding sequence ATGCCATCATCCCCCGTCGCCGCCGTGGTCGACGAGCTTGCCGCGCAGCTTCCGGACAGGATCAACCAGCCGCGTCTGATCACCGAAGGTGATCAGACGGCGTTGCTAGAAGCTCTCGCGCGGGTACCGGATCCTCGTCGACGGCGCGGGGTGCGTTACCGGTTCGCCGCGGTCCTGGCGATCGCGGTGTGCGCCATGCTCAGCGGAGCCCGGTCGTTCGCGGCGATCGGGGAATGGGCCGCCGACCTGCCCGCGGACGCCCGCGCCGGCCTGGGGTTGACCGGGCGGGTCCCGGGCCCGGTGACGATCTGGCGGGTGCTGGTACGTGTGGACCGGGCGGCGTTGGAAACCGCGATCGGAGCCTGGATCCAGGCCCGCCTCGACACCATCGACACCGCCGGGCACCAGCCGCCACAGCGCCGACGCCGGGTCCGGCGGGTGCTCGCGGTGGACGGCAAAGCGATGCGCGCCACCCGGCACGGCACCCACCCCGTGCATCTCCTCGGTGTTCTCGACCATGCCCGGGGCGTGGTCCTGGCACAGGTCGACGTCGACGAGAAGACCAACGAAATCCCTTTGTTCTCCACGGTTCTCGATCAGATTCCGGACCTGACCGACGTCCTGATCACCGTCGACGCGATGCACGCGCAGACCGCGCACGCCGACCACCTACACGCCCGGGGAGCGCACCTGCTGGTCACCGTGAAACGCAACCAGCCCACCGTCCATACCCGGTTGAAGACACTGCCCTGGAAAGACGTCCCGGTCGGGCACACCACCACCGGCCGTGGCCACGGCCGGATCGAGACACGCACCCTCAAGGCCGTCACCGTCCCGGCCGGGCTCGGGTTCCCCCACGCGGCCCAGGCCATCGGAGATCACCCGCACCTCCCGTCCGATCAGCACGAACAAGAAGAAGACCGAGGGCAAGCGCCGCCAGCGACGTGA
- a CDS encoding winged helix-turn-helix domain-containing protein, translating into MRYADGGGLTAQGRARREVVRVQAADLFAAGVDPVEVAGRLRVSTKSAYQWKRLWQAGGTAALASRGPSGASCRLSDSQRDRLRVELDRGPAAHGWPDQRWTLARVTLLIGRLFRTRYTLRGTSYLLHRMGYSPQVPARRATERDEEKITAWRAETWAKVRG; encoded by the coding sequence ATGAGGTATGCGGATGGTGGCGGGCTTACCGCGCAGGGTCGTGCCCGTCGGGAAGTGGTCCGGGTGCAGGCGGCGGACCTGTTCGCCGCCGGGGTCGATCCGGTCGAGGTCGCCGGGCGGCTGCGGGTGAGTACGAAGTCGGCCTACCAGTGGAAACGGCTCTGGCAGGCCGGTGGCACGGCGGCGCTGGCCTCACGAGGACCCAGTGGTGCGTCATGCCGCCTGTCGGACAGTCAGCGTGACCGGCTACGGGTCGAACTGGACCGCGGTCCGGCCGCGCACGGCTGGCCCGACCAGCGCTGGACCCTGGCCCGGGTGACCCTGCTGATCGGCCGGCTGTTCCGCACCCGCTACACCCTGCGCGGTACGTCGTACCTGCTGCACCGCATGGGTTACAGCCCTCAGGTCCCCGCCCGCCGGGCCACCGAACGCGACGAGGAGAAGATCACCGCGTGGCGGGCCGAGACCTGGGCGAAGGTACGAGGCTAG
- the metH gene encoding methionine synthase produces the protein MAGSRSVDEVAVHDGVVEASTVGADAVEAGERELRELLAQRVVVLDGAWGTMLQNAGLTPADYRTERFRDHPKDLAGDPDLLNLTRPDVILDVHRQYLAAGADITTTNTFTATSIGQADYGLQSLVREMNLRGARLARQAADEAARQTGGRRFVAGSIGPLNVTLSLSPRVEDPAYRAVTFDEVRAAYAEQIQALADGGVDLLLIETIFDTLNAKAAIAAAREVAPRLPLWISVTIVDLSGRTLSGQTVEAFWSSIAHAHPLVVGVNCSLGAEEMRPHVAELARLAGTFTACHPNAGLPNAFGGYDQTPDEAGQLIGEFAAAGLVNIVGGCCGTTPAHIARIAAAVGGAPPRPVPTPPARTRFSGLEPFEIGEDTGFVMIGERTNVTGSARFRRLIEADDYQAAVDVALEQVRGGANLLDVNMDADLLDSERAMTTFLNLLATEPEAARLPIMVDSSRWSVLEAGLRCVQGKGVVNSISLKEGEEPFLEQARRIRDYGAGVVVMAFDERGQADTAERKVAICARAYDLLTQRVGFPAEDIVFDPNVLAVATGIAEHNGYAKAFLDALPLIKQHCPGARTSGGISNLSFSFRGNDIVREAMHSAFLFHAVRAGLDMGIVNAGQLAVYQDIPADLLELVEDVLFDRRDDATDRLVAFAETVSGSGTKRTVDLSWREAPVEERLAHALVHGIVDFIESDTEEARARAARPLDVIEGPLMDGMKIVGDLFGSGKMFLPQVVKSARVMKRSVAYLEPFMEAEKQQALLAGTGTGRANRGNGTVVLATVKGDVHDIGKNIVGVVLGCNNYEVIDLGVMVPATVILDTAVAEGADAIGLSGLITPSLDEMVTVATEMQRRGLKLPLLIGGATTSRQHTAVRIAPAYDATTVHVLDASRVVGVVSDLLDADRAGELAVRNRAEQKLLREQHENRQQRPLLPLAQARANREQVTFDDLPVPAFTGVRVVTPDLGALRSMIDWQFFFLAWELKGKFPAILDQPVARELYDEANVLLDQIIADGSLQARGVYGFWPAVAEDDDILIDQIDVGAVNSASSPGQGGTPGPGGTGRLRLPMLRQQTAKPAGRPNRSLADYLAPAGDHIGGFAVAVHGADTLAAGFEARQDDYRAIMVKALADRLAEAFAEYVHLEARRAWFEPDAKPSLEDLHAERFRGIRPAFGYPASPDHSEKQALFDLLDAGRVGMGLTESFAMTPAAAVSGLIFAHPSSRYFTVGRIGRDQVEDYAQRRGLKISDVERWLRPNLAYDPE, from the coding sequence ATGGCAGGGTCCAGGTCGGTCGACGAGGTGGCCGTCCATGACGGTGTGGTCGAGGCCAGCACGGTCGGGGCAGACGCGGTCGAGGCCGGCGAGCGGGAGCTCCGGGAGCTGCTGGCCCAGCGGGTCGTCGTGCTCGACGGGGCTTGGGGCACGATGCTGCAGAACGCCGGGCTCACCCCGGCCGACTACCGCACGGAGCGGTTCCGCGACCACCCGAAGGACCTCGCCGGCGACCCGGACCTGCTGAACCTGACCCGTCCGGACGTGATCCTCGACGTGCACCGGCAGTATCTCGCGGCCGGCGCGGACATCACCACGACGAACACGTTCACCGCGACGAGCATCGGCCAGGCGGACTACGGGCTGCAGTCGCTGGTGCGGGAGATGAATCTGCGGGGCGCGCGGCTGGCCCGCCAGGCCGCGGACGAGGCCGCCCGGCAGACCGGGGGGCGGCGGTTCGTCGCCGGTTCGATCGGCCCATTGAACGTCACGCTCTCGCTGTCCCCGCGAGTGGAGGACCCGGCGTACCGGGCGGTGACCTTCGACGAGGTCCGGGCCGCCTACGCCGAGCAGATCCAGGCGTTGGCGGACGGCGGGGTCGACCTGCTGCTCATCGAGACGATCTTCGACACGCTCAACGCGAAGGCCGCGATCGCCGCCGCCCGCGAGGTCGCCCCGCGGCTGCCGCTGTGGATCTCGGTAACGATCGTCGACCTGTCCGGGCGGACGCTGTCGGGGCAGACCGTCGAGGCGTTCTGGAGCTCCATCGCCCACGCGCATCCGCTGGTCGTCGGGGTGAACTGCTCGCTCGGCGCCGAGGAGATGCGCCCGCACGTCGCCGAGCTCGCCCGGCTCGCCGGCACGTTCACGGCCTGCCATCCCAACGCCGGCCTGCCGAACGCCTTCGGCGGCTACGACCAGACCCCGGACGAAGCCGGCCAGTTGATCGGCGAATTCGCCGCCGCGGGCCTGGTCAACATCGTCGGCGGCTGCTGCGGGACGACGCCGGCGCACATCGCGCGGATCGCCGCCGCCGTCGGCGGTGCGCCGCCGCGCCCGGTTCCGACCCCGCCGGCGCGCACCCGCTTCAGCGGGCTGGAGCCGTTCGAGATCGGCGAGGACACCGGCTTCGTCATGATCGGGGAGCGCACCAACGTCACCGGTTCGGCGCGGTTCCGGCGGCTGATCGAGGCCGACGACTACCAGGCCGCCGTGGACGTCGCCCTGGAGCAGGTGCGCGGCGGGGCCAACCTGCTCGACGTCAACATGGACGCCGACCTGCTCGACAGCGAGCGGGCGATGACCACGTTCCTGAACCTGCTCGCCACCGAGCCGGAGGCGGCCCGCCTGCCCATCATGGTCGACAGCTCGCGGTGGAGTGTGCTGGAGGCCGGGCTGCGCTGCGTGCAGGGCAAGGGCGTCGTCAACTCGATCAGCCTCAAGGAGGGCGAGGAGCCCTTCCTGGAGCAGGCCCGGCGCATCCGCGACTACGGCGCCGGCGTGGTCGTGATGGCCTTCGACGAGCGGGGCCAGGCCGACACCGCCGAACGCAAGGTGGCGATCTGCGCCCGCGCCTACGACCTGCTCACCCAGCGGGTCGGCTTCCCGGCCGAGGACATCGTGTTCGACCCGAACGTGCTCGCCGTCGCCACCGGCATCGCCGAGCACAACGGCTACGCGAAGGCGTTCCTCGACGCGTTGCCGCTGATCAAGCAGCACTGCCCGGGAGCGCGGACCAGCGGCGGCATCTCGAACCTGTCGTTCTCCTTCCGCGGCAACGACATCGTCCGCGAGGCGATGCACTCGGCGTTCCTCTTCCACGCCGTGCGCGCCGGGCTCGACATGGGCATCGTCAACGCCGGCCAGCTCGCCGTCTACCAGGACATCCCCGCCGACCTGCTCGAACTCGTCGAGGACGTGCTCTTCGACCGGCGCGACGACGCCACCGACCGGCTCGTCGCGTTCGCCGAGACCGTGAGCGGGAGCGGCACGAAGCGCACGGTGGACCTGTCCTGGCGCGAGGCGCCGGTCGAGGAGCGCTTGGCGCACGCGCTCGTGCACGGCATCGTCGACTTCATCGAGTCCGACACGGAGGAGGCCCGGGCGCGGGCGGCCCGCCCCCTCGACGTGATCGAGGGACCACTCATGGACGGCATGAAGATCGTCGGCGACCTCTTCGGGTCGGGGAAGATGTTCCTGCCGCAGGTGGTCAAGAGCGCCCGGGTGATGAAGCGCTCGGTCGCCTACCTGGAACCGTTCATGGAGGCCGAGAAGCAGCAGGCGCTGCTGGCCGGCACCGGCACCGGCCGTGCCAACCGTGGCAACGGCACGGTGGTGCTCGCGACCGTCAAGGGCGACGTGCACGACATCGGCAAGAACATCGTGGGTGTGGTCCTCGGCTGCAACAACTACGAGGTCATCGACCTGGGGGTCATGGTCCCCGCCACGGTCATCCTCGACACGGCGGTGGCGGAGGGCGCCGACGCGATCGGCCTGTCCGGCCTGATCACCCCGTCCCTGGACGAGATGGTCACGGTCGCCACCGAGATGCAGCGCCGCGGGCTGAAACTGCCCCTGCTGATCGGCGGTGCCACCACCTCGCGCCAGCACACCGCGGTCCGCATCGCCCCCGCCTACGACGCCACCACCGTCCACGTGCTGGACGCCTCCCGCGTCGTCGGCGTGGTCTCGGACCTGCTCGACGCCGACCGGGCCGGGGAGCTCGCCGTGCGTAACCGGGCGGAGCAGAAGCTCCTGCGTGAGCAGCACGAGAACCGCCAGCAGCGCCCGCTGCTCCCCCTCGCGCAGGCCCGGGCGAACCGCGAGCAGGTCACGTTCGACGACCTGCCCGTCCCCGCCTTCACCGGCGTCCGCGTCGTCACCCCGGACCTCGGCGCGCTGCGCTCGATGATCGACTGGCAGTTCTTCTTCCTTGCCTGGGAGCTGAAGGGCAAGTTCCCGGCGATCCTGGACCAGCCGGTGGCCCGTGAGCTGTACGACGAGGCGAACGTCCTGCTCGATCAGATCATCGCGGACGGCAGCCTTCAGGCCCGCGGGGTCTACGGCTTCTGGCCCGCCGTCGCGGAGGACGACGACATCCTGATCGATCAGATCGACGTCGGCGCGGTGAACAGCGCCAGCTCGCCGGGTCAAGGTGGCACGCCGGGTCCGGGTGGCACGGGGCGGCTGCGCCTGCCGATGCTGCGCCAGCAGACGGCCAAGCCCGCGGGGCGGCCGAACCGCAGCCTCGCCGACTACCTGGCCCCGGCCGGGGACCACATCGGCGGGTTCGCCGTGGCCGTCCACGGCGCCGACACGCTCGCGGCCGGCTTCGAGGCCCGGCAGGACGACTACCGGGCGATCATGGTGAAGGCCCTGGCCGACCGGCTCGCCGAGGCGTTCGCCGAGTATGTCCACCTTGAGGCGCGACGCGCCTGGTTCGAGCCGGACGCCAAGCCGTCGCTGGAGGATCTGCACGCCGAGCGCTTCCGCGGCATTCGTCCCGCCTTCGGCTACCCGGCGAGCCCCGACCACAGCGAGAAGCAGGCGCTGTTCGACCTGCTGGACGCCGGGCGGGTGGGGATGGGCCTGACCGAGTCCTTCGCGATGACCCCCGCCGCCGCCGTCAGCGGGCTCATCTTCGCCCATCCGTCGTCGCGGTACTTCACCGTCGGGCGCATCGGCCGGGACCAGGTCGAGGACTACGCCCAGCGGCGGGGCCTGAAGATCTCCGACGTCGAGCGCTGGCTACGCCCCAACCTCGCCTACGATCCCGAGTAG
- a CDS encoding enoyl-CoA hydratase-related protein has translation MCAADADPEVRFIAASAFVGSGFSRLSLAVEYGLSWHLPQIMGTARVSDFLLSGHAVSATEAAELGLVNQMITDDDVLDHAVLVAGWMVGFPGTGHHPSDAQIRALYADTSARSG, from the coding sequence CTGTGTGCCGCGGACGCCGACCCGGAGGTCCGGTTCATCGCGGCCTCCGCCTTCGTCGGCTCCGGCTTCTCCCGCCTCAGCCTGGCCGTCGAATACGGTCTGTCCTGGCATCTTCCCCAGATCATGGGCACCGCCCGGGTCTCGGACTTCCTGCTGTCCGGCCACGCCGTCAGCGCCACCGAGGCGGCCGAGCTCGGGCTGGTCAACCAGATGATCACGGATGACGACGTACTGGACCACGCGGTGCTTGTCGCCGGTTGGATGGTCGGTTTCCCGGGCACGGGCCACCATCCGAGCGACGCCCAGATCCGTGCGCTGTATGCCGACACCTCTGCCAGGTCCGGATGA